A window from Balearica regulorum gibbericeps isolate bBalReg1 chromosome 1, bBalReg1.pri, whole genome shotgun sequence encodes these proteins:
- the LOC104643674 gene encoding carboxypeptidase A2-like isoform X1 has translation MIKDYFLTKGRAIQKAEFNFTSNMKLILIFSALFGASLCLETFVGHQVLRIKTRSEEEVKKLQLLESLEHLELDFWINPSSPALPVDVRIPANSVQAVKAFLESHGIRYSILIEDLQAVLDKEKQDMVYSQQRERSGNSFNYGTYHTLDAIYAELDHLASEYSNIVSKLQIGESYEKRPLYVLKFSTGGSNRPAIWIDAGIHSREWVTQASAIWIAKKIASDYGTDPSVTSLLNKMDIFLLTVSNPDGYVFTHTTNRMWRKTRSKNQGSLCVGVDPNRNWDAGFGGPGASSNPCSDSYRGPSANSEVEVKSVVNFIKNHGNIRAFLTLHSYSQLLMYPYGYKCTEPADYAELDALGKAAAGSIRSLYGTTFTVGSICTTIYQASGGSIDWSYDNGIKYSFAFELRDTGRYGFVLPATQIIPTAEETWLGLKTIMEHVRDNSY, from the exons AtgataaaagattattttctgacGAAAGGGAGAGCAATTCAAAAG GCTGAGTTCAACTTCACATCAAACATGAAGCTGATTTTGATCTTCAGTGCCCTCTTTGGGGCTTCCTTGTGCCTGGAAACTTTTGTTGG GCACCAGGTTCTCCGAATCAAGACAAGAAGTGAGGAGGAGGTTAAGAAGTTACAGCTTTTGGAATCGCTGGAACACCTTGAG cttGATTTCTGGATAAAtccctcctcgcctgccctcCCTGTGGATGTACGAATCCCTGCTAACAGTGTCCAAGCAGTCAAAGCCTTCCTGGAATCCCATGGGATTCGGTACTCCATCCTGATTGAAGATCTGCAG GCTGTTCTagataaagaaaagcaagatatGGTCTACAGTCAACAAAGGGAGCGCAGCGGCAACAGCTTCAACTATGGAACTTACCACACTCTAGATGCT atttatGCAGAACTGGATCATCTTGCATCTGAGTACAGTAACATTGTCAGTAAGCTCCAGATTGGGGAATCATATGAAAAGCGGCCTTTGTATGTGCTCAAG TTCAGCACCGGAGGAAGCAACCGTCCCGCAATCTGGATCGATGCCGGTATCCATTCCCGAGAGTGGGTTACCCAAGCGAGTGCAATATGGATAGCTAAAAAG ATTGCCTCTGACTATGGGACGGATCCATCCGTCACCTCTCTGCTGAACAAAATGGACATTTTCCTGCTGACAGTCTCAAACCCTGATGGATACGTATTCACTCACACCACA aaTCGCATGTGGCGGAAGACCCGCTCCAAGAATCAAGGCAGTCTGTGTGTCGGAGTTGATCCAAACCGGAACTGGGATGCAGGTTTTGGAG GTCCTGGAGCCAGTAGTAATCCCTGTTCTGACTCTTACCGCGGGCCCAGTGCCAACTCAGAGGTGGAAGTTAAATCTGTTGTCAACTTTATCAAGAACCACGGAAACATCCGGGCCTTCCTCACCCTCCACAGTTACTCTCAGCTCCTGATGTATCCCTACGGGTATAAATGCACTGAACCGGCAGACTATGCCGAGCTG gatGCCTTGGGAAAAGCTGCTGCCGGTTCCATCCGGTCCCTGTACGGCACCACCTTTACGGTGGGGAGCATTTGCACTACTATCT ACCAAGCCAGCGGAGGCAGCATTGACTGGAGCTACGATAACGGCATCAAATACTCTTTCGCCTTTGAGCTGCGGGACACAGGTCGCTACGGTTTCGTCCTGCCGGCCACCCAAATTATCCCAACTGCAGAGGAGACCTGGCTGGGTCTGAAAACAATCATGGAGCATGTGCGAGACAATTCATACTAA
- the CEP41 gene encoding centrosomal protein of 41 kDa isoform X1, with protein MSSRRSVGDPEYLTRRIPQNPRYQHIKTRLDTGNSLTKYTEKLEEIKRNYRYKKDELFKRLKVTTLAQLVIQVASLSDETLEVTNEEIHKLEDGDSAAPDADAEVTAGTNGKGSPDGTPSPVLFINNTGAGESYRSTLQSVISGVGELDIEKDTPKKADAQAKDMPYPDCPFLLLDVRDRDAYDQCHIVGAYSYPIATLSRTMNPYTNSILEYKNAHGKIIILYDNDERLASQAATTMCERGFENLFMLSGGLKVLAQKIPEGLITGSLPVSCQVAAPTGSARKKTSPKVPPAPAENKWRFSADDLQKIKFYLEEEHIPSDAASRLSRGSSGRDSKVTTVRSSPSLPSTAGNVGSVTARSLSRSSLQNRPWK; from the exons ATGTCGAGCAGGAGGAGTGTCGGGGACCCGGAG tactTAACGAGGCGCATCCCTCAGAATCCCAGATACCAACATATAAAAACCCGCCTTGATACTG gaAACAGTTTGACAAAATACACTGAGAAGTTGGAAGAGATTAAAAGAA attACAGATATAAAAAGGATGAGCTGTTTAAAAGACTGAAAGTCACTACTTTGGCCCAGTTG GTCATCCAGGTTGCCTCTCTATCTGATGAAACCTTAGAAGTGACAAATGAGGAGATCCACAAGCTGGAAG ATGGTGATTCTGCTGCTCCAGATGCAGATGCTGAAGTCACAGCAGGGACAAATGGGAAAGGAAGCCCTGATGGGACACCTAGTCCAGTCCTGTTCATAAACAACACAGGAGCTGGGGAATCCTATCGTTCCACGCTGCAGAG TGTGATAAGTGGCGTTGGTGAACTGGATATAGAAAAGGACACTCCAAAGAAAGCGGACGCTCAGGCTAAAGACATGCCTTACCCCGACTGCCCCTTCCTGCTTTTGGACGTACGAGACCGAGATGCGTATGACCAATGTCACATTGTTGGAG cttaTTCCTACCCTATCGCAACGCTGTCTAGAACCATGAATCCATATACAAATAGTATTCTGGAATAT AAAAATGCACATGGCAAAATTATCATTTTGTATGACAACGATGAGAGGTTAGCCAGCCAGGCTGCAACAACCATGTGTGAGAGGGGCTTTGAGAACTTATTTATGTTGTCTGGAG GCCTGAAGGTCCTCGCACAGAAGATTCCAGAAGGTCTGATCACCGGCTCACTCCCCGTGTCCTGCCAGGTGGCAGCTCCCACTGGATCTGCCCGAAAAAAGACTTCTCCCAAAGTGCCACCCGCGCCTGCTGAGAATAAATGGAGATTTTCTGCAGATGATCTACAAAAGATAAAGTTCTACTTGGAAGAGGAGCACATTCCTTCAGATGCTGCCA gccGTCTTAGCCGTGGTTCTTCAGGCCGTGATTCCAAGGTGACAACTGTGAGGAGCAGCCCCAGTCTCCCTAGCACCGCTGGCAACGTGGGATCCGTCACCGCTCGTTCGCTCAGCAGGAGCAGCCTCCAGAACAGGCCGTGGAAATAA
- the LOC104643674 gene encoding carboxypeptidase A2-like isoform X2, translating into MKLILIFSALFGASLCLETFVGHQVLRIKTRSEEEVKKLQLLESLEHLELDFWINPSSPALPVDVRIPANSVQAVKAFLESHGIRYSILIEDLQAVLDKEKQDMVYSQQRERSGNSFNYGTYHTLDAIYAELDHLASEYSNIVSKLQIGESYEKRPLYVLKFSTGGSNRPAIWIDAGIHSREWVTQASAIWIAKKIASDYGTDPSVTSLLNKMDIFLLTVSNPDGYVFTHTTNRMWRKTRSKNQGSLCVGVDPNRNWDAGFGGPGASSNPCSDSYRGPSANSEVEVKSVVNFIKNHGNIRAFLTLHSYSQLLMYPYGYKCTEPADYAELDALGKAAAGSIRSLYGTTFTVGSICTTIYQASGGSIDWSYDNGIKYSFAFELRDTGRYGFVLPATQIIPTAEETWLGLKTIMEHVRDNSY; encoded by the exons ATGAAGCTGATTTTGATCTTCAGTGCCCTCTTTGGGGCTTCCTTGTGCCTGGAAACTTTTGTTGG GCACCAGGTTCTCCGAATCAAGACAAGAAGTGAGGAGGAGGTTAAGAAGTTACAGCTTTTGGAATCGCTGGAACACCTTGAG cttGATTTCTGGATAAAtccctcctcgcctgccctcCCTGTGGATGTACGAATCCCTGCTAACAGTGTCCAAGCAGTCAAAGCCTTCCTGGAATCCCATGGGATTCGGTACTCCATCCTGATTGAAGATCTGCAG GCTGTTCTagataaagaaaagcaagatatGGTCTACAGTCAACAAAGGGAGCGCAGCGGCAACAGCTTCAACTATGGAACTTACCACACTCTAGATGCT atttatGCAGAACTGGATCATCTTGCATCTGAGTACAGTAACATTGTCAGTAAGCTCCAGATTGGGGAATCATATGAAAAGCGGCCTTTGTATGTGCTCAAG TTCAGCACCGGAGGAAGCAACCGTCCCGCAATCTGGATCGATGCCGGTATCCATTCCCGAGAGTGGGTTACCCAAGCGAGTGCAATATGGATAGCTAAAAAG ATTGCCTCTGACTATGGGACGGATCCATCCGTCACCTCTCTGCTGAACAAAATGGACATTTTCCTGCTGACAGTCTCAAACCCTGATGGATACGTATTCACTCACACCACA aaTCGCATGTGGCGGAAGACCCGCTCCAAGAATCAAGGCAGTCTGTGTGTCGGAGTTGATCCAAACCGGAACTGGGATGCAGGTTTTGGAG GTCCTGGAGCCAGTAGTAATCCCTGTTCTGACTCTTACCGCGGGCCCAGTGCCAACTCAGAGGTGGAAGTTAAATCTGTTGTCAACTTTATCAAGAACCACGGAAACATCCGGGCCTTCCTCACCCTCCACAGTTACTCTCAGCTCCTGATGTATCCCTACGGGTATAAATGCACTGAACCGGCAGACTATGCCGAGCTG gatGCCTTGGGAAAAGCTGCTGCCGGTTCCATCCGGTCCCTGTACGGCACCACCTTTACGGTGGGGAGCATTTGCACTACTATCT ACCAAGCCAGCGGAGGCAGCATTGACTGGAGCTACGATAACGGCATCAAATACTCTTTCGCCTTTGAGCTGCGGGACACAGGTCGCTACGGTTTCGTCCTGCCGGCCACCCAAATTATCCCAACTGCAGAGGAGACCTGGCTGGGTCTGAAAACAATCATGGAGCATGTGCGAGACAATTCATACTAA
- the LOC104634964 gene encoding carboxypeptidase A1 — MGFKRPRGATGTQDGLFRLTMRVLVLLAALVAAVAGTETFVGHQVLRIVPINNEELQKVEELQELEELQLDFWLAPRGLGHPVDVRVPFPSLQPLKAHLEANGISYSIMIEDVQALVDHERTEMLRSRRQLLLSTSTFDYATYHSLDEIYAFMDLLVAENPNLVSKLEIGRSTENRPLYVLKFSRGGTNRPAVWIDTGIHSREWVTQASGVWFAKKIVLDHENDEGLASVLDKMDIFLEIVTNPDGFVFTHTQNRMWRKTRSRHSGSLCVGVDPNRNWDAGFGGPGASGNPCSETYHGPYANSEPEVKAIVDFVKNHGNIKAFVSIHSYSQLLLYPYGYTSTPVPDQKELHQISEKAVAALSSLYGTSYKYGSIITTIYQASGGTIDWTYNQGIKYSFTFELRDTGRYGFLLPAKQIVPTAEETWLALKVIMQHTLDHLY; from the exons ATGGGATTTAAGAGGCCCCGGGGTGCTACCGGGACGCAGGACGGGCTCTTTCGGCTGACGATGAGGGTCCTcgtgctgctggctgccctggTGGCAGCAGTCGCCGGCACCGAGACTTTTGTTGG ACACCAGGTGCTGCGTATCGTCCCCATCAACAATGAGGAGCTGCAGAaggtggaggagctgcaggaactTGAGGAGCTGCAG TTGGATTTCTGGCTGGCACCCCGTGGCCTCGGACACCCGGTCGATGTCCGCgtgcccttccccagcctgcagcccctcAAAGCCCACCTGGAGGCCAACGGCATCTCCTACTCCATCATGATCGAGGATGTGCAG GCGCTGGTGGACCATGAGCGGACGGAGATGCTTCGTAGCCGAcgccagctgctgctctccaccAGCACTTTTGACTATGCTACCTACCACAGCCTGGACGAG ATCTACGCCTTCATGGACCTGCTGGTAGCCGAAAACCCCAATCTGGTCAGCAAGCTTGAGATTGGCCGGTCGACAGAGAACCGTCCCCTCTACGTGCTCAAG TTCAGCAGAGGGGGAACAAACCGCCCGGCTGTCTGGATCGACACCGGCATCCACTCCCGGGAATGGGTGACGCAGGCCAGCGGCGTCTGGTTCGCCAAGAAG ATTGTCCTGGATCATGAGAACGACGAAGGTCTGGCCTCTGTCTTGGACAAGATGGACATCTTCCTGGAGATCGTCACCAACCCGGATGGCTTCGTCTTCACCCACACCCAG AACCGCATGTGGCGCAAGACCAGGTCCAGGCACTCGGGCTCCCTCTGTGTCGGCGTAGACCCCAACCGCAACTGGGACGCAGGTTTCGGAG GGCCCGGGGCCAGCGGGAACCCCTGCTCGGAGACGTACCACGGACCCTATGCCAACTCGGAGCCCGAGGTGAAGGCCATTGTGGACTTTGTGAAGAACCACGGGAACATCAAGGCTTTCGTCTCCATCCATAGCTACTCCCAACTCCTGCTCTACCCCTACGGCTACACCAGCACCCCAGTGCCTGACCAGAAGGAACTG CACCAGATTTCCGAGAAGGCAGTGgcagctctgtcttctctgtacGGCACTTCCTACAAGTATGGCAGCATCATCACCACCATCT ATCAAGCGAGCGGAGGAACCATCGACTGGACGTACAATCAAGGCATTAAATACTCCTTCACCTTCGAGCTGCGGGACACGGGGCGCTACGGGTTCCTGCTCCCCGCCAAACAGATCGTCCCGACTGCCGAGGAGACGTGGCTGGCGCTGAAGGTCATCATGCAGCACACACTGGACCATCTCTACTAA
- the LOC104638333 gene encoding carboxypeptidase A1, whose translation MKFLLVFAALAAAARGEQLFVGDQVLRITPSDEEQINLLRALAEHTVVQVDFWRHPTSPGQPADLWVPFPGLQAVKVFLESNNISYSIMIEDVQELLDEEKKTMMKSKRINRSTSTFDYASYHTIDEIYDWMDMLVDDHPGLVSKLQIGQSYENRPLYVLKFSTGGSNRPAIWLDTGIHSREWITQATGIWTANKIAKEYGQDPSITAILDSMDIFFEIITNPDGFAFTHSSNRLWRKTRSINASSNCVGVDPNRNWDAGFGGSGSSSNPCSETYHGPYAHSEREVKSIVDFILSHGNVKSVISIHSYSQMLLFPYGYTTAPAPDHQELNELAKKAVGDLAAVYGTKYTYGSIADTIYMAAGTTVDWAYDNGVKYSFTFELRDTGRYGFLLPSSQIIPTATETWPALLDIMVHVLEHPY comes from the exons ATGAAGTTCCTCCTGGTCTTCGCCGCCCTTGCGGCAGCCGCCCGCGGCGAGCAGCTTTTCGTGGG GGACCAGGTCCTCCGCATCACGCCCAGCGATGAGGAGCAGATCAACCTGCTCAGAGCGCTGGCTGAGCACACAGTGGTGCAG GTTGACTTTTGGCGTCACCCCACCAGCCCCGGCCAACCAGCCGACCTGTGGGTGCCCTTCCCCGGCCTCCAAGCGGTCAAAGTCTTCCTGGAATCCAATAACATTTCCTACAGCATCATGATCGAGGATGTGCAG GAATTATtggatgaggaaaagaaaaccatgatGAAGTCCAAGAGGATAAATAGAAGCACCAGCACGTTTGATTATGCCTCCTACCACACGATAGATGAG ATCTATGACTGGATGGACATGCTGGTGGATGATCATCCCGGCCTCGTTAGCAAGCTCCAGATTGGGCAGAGCTACGAGAACAGACCCCTGTATGTGCTGAAG TTCAGCACCGGGGGATCGAATCGACCGGCCATCTGGTTGGACACTGGCATCCACTCACGGGAATGGATCACCCAAGCCACCGGCATCTGGACGGCCAACAAG ATTGCCAAGGAGTATGGCCAGGACCCCTCCATCACCGCCATCCTGGACAGCATGGACATCTTCTTCGAGATCATCACCAACCCCGACGGCTTTGCCTTCACCCACAGCTCC AACCGCTTGTGGCGCAAGACAAGGTCCATCAATGCCAGCTCCAACTGCGTCGGTGTGGACCCCAACCGAAACTGGGATGCGGGCTTTGGAG GCTCTGGCTCCAGCAGCAACCCCTGCTCTGAGACCTACCACGGCCCTTATGCCCACTCGGAGAGAGAAGTGAAATCCATTGTGGACTTCATCCTCAGCCATGGGAACGTGAAATCGGTCATCTCCATCCATAGCTACTCccagatgctgcttttcccctACGGCTACACGACGGCGCCTGCACCCGACCACCAGGAACTG AATGAACTGGCTAAAAAGGCGGTGGGCGACTTGGCCGCCGTGTATGGGACAAAATACACCTACGGCAGCATCGCGGACACCATCT ACATGGCAGCCGGCACTACCGTCGACTGGGCCTACGACAACGGGGTAAAATATTCCTTCACCTTCGAGCTGAGGGACACGGGGCGCTACGgcttcctcctgcccagcagccagATCATCCCCACCGCTACCGAGACCTGGCCGGCACTGCTGGACATCATGGTCCACGTCCTGGAGCATCCGTACTGA
- the CEP41 gene encoding centrosomal protein of 41 kDa isoform X2: MSSRRSVGDPEYLTRRIPQNPRYQHIKTRLDTGNSLTKYTEKLEEIKRNYRYKKDELFKRLKVTTLAQLVIQVASLSDETLEVTNEEIHKLEDGDSAAPDADAEVTAGTNGKGSPDGTPSPVLFINNTGAGESYRSTLQSVISGVGELDIEKDTPKKADAQAKDMPYPDCPFLLLDVRDRDAYDQCHIVGGLKVLAQKIPEGLITGSLPVSCQVAAPTGSARKKTSPKVPPAPAENKWRFSADDLQKIKFYLEEEHIPSDAASRLSRGSSGRDSKVTTVRSSPSLPSTAGNVGSVTARSLSRSSLQNRPWK, encoded by the exons ATGTCGAGCAGGAGGAGTGTCGGGGACCCGGAG tactTAACGAGGCGCATCCCTCAGAATCCCAGATACCAACATATAAAAACCCGCCTTGATACTG gaAACAGTTTGACAAAATACACTGAGAAGTTGGAAGAGATTAAAAGAA attACAGATATAAAAAGGATGAGCTGTTTAAAAGACTGAAAGTCACTACTTTGGCCCAGTTG GTCATCCAGGTTGCCTCTCTATCTGATGAAACCTTAGAAGTGACAAATGAGGAGATCCACAAGCTGGAAG ATGGTGATTCTGCTGCTCCAGATGCAGATGCTGAAGTCACAGCAGGGACAAATGGGAAAGGAAGCCCTGATGGGACACCTAGTCCAGTCCTGTTCATAAACAACACAGGAGCTGGGGAATCCTATCGTTCCACGCTGCAGAG TGTGATAAGTGGCGTTGGTGAACTGGATATAGAAAAGGACACTCCAAAGAAAGCGGACGCTCAGGCTAAAGACATGCCTTACCCCGACTGCCCCTTCCTGCTTTTGGACGTACGAGACCGAGATGCGTATGACCAATGTCACATTGTTGGAG GCCTGAAGGTCCTCGCACAGAAGATTCCAGAAGGTCTGATCACCGGCTCACTCCCCGTGTCCTGCCAGGTGGCAGCTCCCACTGGATCTGCCCGAAAAAAGACTTCTCCCAAAGTGCCACCCGCGCCTGCTGAGAATAAATGGAGATTTTCTGCAGATGATCTACAAAAGATAAAGTTCTACTTGGAAGAGGAGCACATTCCTTCAGATGCTGCCA gccGTCTTAGCCGTGGTTCTTCAGGCCGTGATTCCAAGGTGACAACTGTGAGGAGCAGCCCCAGTCTCCCTAGCACCGCTGGCAACGTGGGATCCGTCACCGCTCGTTCGCTCAGCAGGAGCAGCCTCCAGAACAGGCCGTGGAAATAA